From Carassius gibelio isolate Cgi1373 ecotype wild population from Czech Republic chromosome B21, carGib1.2-hapl.c, whole genome shotgun sequence, the proteins below share one genomic window:
- the LOC127986329 gene encoding melanoma antigen recognized by T-cells 1 produces the protein MSYGGSGSGSRSEFSVHFSSRRGAGLVRAEEAAGIALLAVILTALLILGCWYYRRRGGYKTIRSGKNSGQSWREMMKAGQHRESGSGEENKVALSEFINLQPVIPSVPPSYEKITSGPSPPPYSP, from the exons ATGTCTTACGGCGGATCAGGTTCAGGCTCTCGAAGTGAATTCAGTGTTCATTTCTCCAGCAGACGTGGAGCAGGACTCGTCAGAGCTGAAGA GGCCGCAGGAATCGCCTTACTGGCCGTGATCCTCACAGCGCTGCTCATCCTGGGCTGCTGGTATTACCGCCGGCGGGGGGGATACAAGACGATCCGG agcggGAAAAACAGTGGTCAGTCGTGGAGAGAGATGATGAAAGCGGGTCAGCACAGGGAGTCTGGATCCGGAGAAGAGAACAAAGTGGCCTTGAGCGAATTCATCAACCTGCAACcagtg ATTCCCAGCGTCCCTCCGTCCTATGAGAAGATCACCTCCGGACCTTCACCTCCTCCTTACTCCCCATGA